The proteins below come from a single Larimichthys crocea isolate SSNF chromosome II, L_crocea_2.0, whole genome shotgun sequence genomic window:
- the LOC109137681 gene encoding GTPase IMAP family member 4 isoform X2, which translates to MASNAKEAKHEPTTCNGGEIRIVLVGKTGVGKSATANTILGKQRFKSKFSPKSLTVHCARDSGEVDGQKIAVIDTPGLFDTSTDEQTTTEHIVQSISYASPGPHIFLVVIRLGRFTEEEKNTVQKIQKIFGEESDKYSMVLFTHGDLLEGQPIENFLEESEELQELVAKCNGQYHVFNNDLKDRSQVTELLNKIRNIAEKNGGSHYTTEMFQAAEKAIEEEKERILKEKEEEMRKEREELEKKIKEKYEEQMKKVKDDMKREKELMAQREQELKYENEQLKRKNERQARREAENGNILQLIVVLIEKAMNYFLSK; encoded by the exons ATGGCCAGCAATGCCAAAGAAGCCAAACATG AACCAACCACATGCAATGGTGGGGAGATCAGGATTGTGTTGGTGGGGAAGACTGGAGTTGGGAAGAGTGCCACAGCAAACACCATTCTGGGGAAACAGAGATTTAAATCAAAGTTCTCCCCTAAATCTTTGACCGTACACTGTGCTAGGGACTCTGGTGAGGTGGATGGACAAAAGATTGCTGTCATCGACACTCCAGGTCTGTTTGACACCAGCACTGATGAACAGACAACCACTGAACATATTGTCCAGAGCATTTCTTATGCTTCTCCTGGACCTCACATCTTCCTGGTCGTCATCAGACTGGGCAGattcacagaagaagagaagaacacAGTTCAGAAGATTCAAAAAATCTTCGGAGAAGAATCAGACAAATACAGCATGGTTCTCTTTACCCATGGTGACCTGCTTGAAGGGCAGCCTATTGAAAACTTCTTGGAAGAAAGCGAGGAGCTTCAGGAACTTGTGGCCAAATGTAACGGTCAGTACCACGTCTTCAATAATGACCTGAAAGATCGTTCTcag gtcacagagctgctgaacaAGATCAGAAATATAGCAGAGAAGAACGGAGGAAGCCATTACACCACTGAAATGTTCCAAGCAGCAGAGAAGGCGattgaagaggagaaagaacgcatcctgaaagagaaagaagaggaaatgcgcaaagagagggaggaactggagaagaaaataaaggaaaagtATGAGGAACAAATGAAGAAAGTGAAGGATGACatgaagagggagaaggagTTGATGGCACAGCGTGAACAAGAACTGAAATACGAAAATGAACaactgaaaaggaaaaatgaaaggCAGGCTAGGAGGGAAGCAGAAAACGGCAATATCTTACAACTGATAGTTGTGTTGATTGAAAAAGCaatgaattattttttgtcaaaatga
- the LOC113748009 gene encoding GTPase IMAP family member 7-like, whose amino-acid sequence MASKDATSEPTRYNNEEIRIVMVGKTGAGKSATANTILGKRSFESKFSPKSLTKHSAKASGEVEGQKVAVIDTPGLFDTSTDEQTTNKDIAQCISYASPGPHIFLVVIRLGRFTEEEKNTVQKIQKIFGEESDKYSMVLFTHGDLLDGETIENFLAESEELQELVVKCNGQYHVFNNDLKDRSQVTELLNKIRNITEKNGGNHYTTEMFQAAEKAIEEEKERVLKEKEEEMRKEQEEQEKKIKEKFEEEMKKVMDDMKRQNELRAQREREMVATMREMNQRQERLARQLSETRPRGFLRRVKYAFGW is encoded by the exons ATGGCCAGCAAAGATGCCACAAGTG AACCAACCAGATACAATAATGAGGAGATCAGGATTGTGATGGTGGGGAAGACTGGAGCTGGGAAGAGCGCCACAGCAAACACCATTCTGGGAAAAAGGAGCTTTGAATCAAAGTTCTCCCCTAAATCTTTGACCAAACACTCTGCTAAGGCCTCTGGTGAGGTGGAGGGACAAAAAGTTGCTGTCATCGACACTCCAGGTCTGTTTGACACCAGCACTGATGAACAGACAACCAATAAGGACATTGCCCAGTGCATTTCTTATGCTTCTCCTGGACCTCACATCTTCCTGGTCGTCATCAGACTGGGCAGattcacagaagaagagaagaacacAGTTCAGAAGATTCAAAAAATCTTCGGAGAGGAATCAGACAAATACAGCATGGTTCTCTTTACCCATGGTGACCTGCTTGATGGTGAAACTATTGAGAACTTCTTGGCAGAAAGCGAGGAGCTTCAGGAACTTGTGGTCAAATGTAACGGTCAGTACCACGTCTTTAATAATGACCTGAAAGATCGTTCTcaggtcacagagctgctgaacaAGATCAGAAATATAACAGAGAAGAACGGAGGAAATCATTACACCACTGAAATGTTCCAAGCAGCAGAGAAGGCGattgaagaggagaaagaacgagtcctgaaagagaaagaagaagaaatgcgCAAAGAGCAGGAGGAacaggagaagaaaataaaggaaaagttcgaggaagaaatgaagaaagtgATGGATGACATGAAGAGGCAGAATGAGTTGAGGGCACAGCGTGAAAGAGAGATGGTGGCGACAATGAGAGAAATGAACCAAAGGCAGGAAAGATTGGCTAGACAGTTATCTGAGACCAGACCACGTGGTTTTTTAAGAAGGGTAAAATATGCTTTCGGTTGGTAG
- the LOC109137681 gene encoding GTPase IMAP family member 7 isoform X1, with protein sequence MASNAKEAKHEPTTCNGGEIRIVLVGKTGVGKSATANTILGKQRFKSKFSPKSLTVHCARDSGEVDGQKIAVIDTPGLFDTSTDEQTTTEHIVQSISYASPGPHIFLVVIRLGRFTEEEKNTVQKIQKIFGEESDKYSMVLFTHGDLLEGQPIENFLEESEELQELVAKCNGQYHVFNNDLKDRSQVTELLNKIRNITEKNGGSHYTTEMFQKAQKVIEEKKKRILREKNDQMRKERERLEKKIQEAQENLTVVPPGSVFGCPQLQISCPGCLAPQMSLLGPFSFRYHLWQYNRPLMVGGCIVFPFRGQNTQMWRSKFMKYHIITNMTNYKDIMKNFRVHSMY encoded by the exons ATGGCCAGCAATGCCAAAGAAGCCAAACATG AACCAACCACATGCAATGGTGGGGAGATCAGGATTGTGTTGGTGGGGAAGACTGGAGTTGGGAAGAGTGCCACAGCAAACACCATTCTGGGGAAACAGAGATTTAAATCAAAGTTCTCCCCTAAATCTTTGACCGTACACTGTGCTAGGGACTCTGGTGAGGTGGATGGACAAAAGATTGCTGTCATCGACACTCCAGGTCTGTTTGACACCAGCACTGATGAACAGACAACCACTGAACATATTGTCCAGAGCATTTCTTATGCTTCTCCTGGACCTCACATCTTCCTGGTCGTCATCAGACTGGGCAGattcacagaagaagagaagaacacAGTTCAGAAGATTCAAAAAATCTTCGGAGAAGAATCAGACAAATACAGCATGGTTCTCTTTACCCATGGTGACCTGCTTGAAGGGCAGCCTATTGAAAACTTCTTGGAAGAAAGCGAGGAGCTTCAGGAACTTGTGGCCAAATGTAACGGTCAGTACCACGTCTTCAATAATGACCTGAAAGATCGTTCTcaggtcacagagctgctgaacaAGATTAGAAATATAACTGAGAAGAATGGAGGAAGCCATTACACCACTGAAATGTTCCAGAAAGCACAAAAAGTGATCGAGGAAAAGAAAAAGCGAATCCTGAGGGAGAAAAACGATCAAATgcgcaaagagagggagagacttgAGAAGAAAATACAGGAAGCACAAGAGAATCTGACTGTAGTACCTCCAGGCTCCGTCTTTGGGTGCCCCCAACTTCAGATCTCTTGTCCGGGTTGCCTAGCCCCTCAAATGTCTCTTCTGGGTCCTTTTTCTTTTAGGTACCACTTATGGCAGTATAACAGACCTCTGATGGTTGGAGGATGTATTGTCTTTCCTTTCAGAGGtcaaaatacacaaatgtgGAGATCCAAGTTCATGAAATATCATATAATTACAAATATGACAAACTACAAAGACATTATGAAAAACTTCAGAGTACATTCCATGTATTAA